In Halorhabdus tiamatea SARL4B, a genomic segment contains:
- a CDS encoding shikimate dehydrogenase: MDVYGLLGNPVEHSLSPPMHEAAYDELGIDARYVTFEPPVDAAREAVAAAETLGVSGLNVTIPFKQDVLGAVEADDLASRIGAVNTIDFSGERPTGHNTDALGAVRALERHDVALSGQAVVVGAGGAGRAITFGLADEGMDVAIANRTVETAHELATEVPGASGHGLDALDSLLADADVLVNATSVGMDEDRSPVPATALHAGLAVLDAVYSPIQTRLLREAAAAGSTTVDGAWMLLFQGVEAFERWTGRDAPVDVMNAALRERL; this comes from the coding sequence ATGGACGTCTACGGACTCCTGGGCAATCCAGTCGAACACTCGCTGTCGCCGCCGATGCACGAGGCGGCCTACGACGAACTCGGCATCGACGCACGGTACGTCACCTTCGAGCCCCCGGTCGACGCGGCACGCGAGGCCGTCGCGGCGGCCGAGACGCTCGGTGTCTCTGGACTGAACGTCACGATCCCGTTCAAACAGGACGTCCTCGGGGCGGTCGAGGCCGACGACCTGGCTTCCCGGATCGGCGCAGTCAACACCATCGACTTCTCGGGCGAACGGCCGACGGGGCACAACACCGACGCGCTCGGCGCGGTGCGGGCCTTAGAGCGCCACGACGTGGCGCTCTCCGGGCAGGCGGTCGTCGTCGGAGCGGGCGGGGCCGGGCGGGCGATCACCTTTGGCCTCGCCGACGAGGGCATGGACGTCGCGATCGCCAACCGGACCGTCGAGACGGCCCACGAACTCGCCACAGAGGTTCCGGGAGCGAGCGGCCACGGGCTCGACGCGCTCGACTCCCTTCTCGCAGACGCGGACGTCCTCGTCAACGCGACCAGCGTCGGCATGGACGAGGACCGATCGCCGGTCCCCGCTACGGCACTCCACGCCGGCCTGGCGGTCCTCGATGCGGTGTACAGCCCGATCCAGACGCGGCTCCTCCGGGAGGCGGCCGCAGCGGGTTCGACGACCGTCGATGGCGCGTGGATGTTGTTGTTCCAGGGCGTCGAGGCCTTCGAGCGCTGGACTGGCCGAGATGCGCCTGTCGACGTGATGAATGCGGCGCTGCGTGAACGCCTTTAA
- a CDS encoding helix-hairpin-helix domain-containing protein has translation MALFDQIKELLGLGSGGSSAGTSEQGPGSRDDVAVTVEHEPDTESEDAVKGTGPEPTSETAGDTSSAGATTDGEADTEADVTTDREADTEADATESTEGDGDESEDTTKTASSGEPAAETAETEAHTDEAAETSASEPASASTEDVQSINGIGPAYAERLAEADVETVGDLATADADAVAETTGIALSRVEGWIEQASE, from the coding sequence ATGGCACTCTTCGACCAGATCAAGGAACTTCTCGGCCTGGGATCGGGGGGATCCAGCGCGGGGACATCGGAACAAGGACCAGGTAGTCGTGACGACGTCGCCGTCACGGTCGAGCACGAACCGGACACCGAAAGCGAGGACGCCGTCAAAGGAACCGGCCCGGAACCGACGAGTGAGACGGCCGGGGACACGTCGAGTGCGGGCGCGACGACCGACGGCGAGGCGGACACCGAGGCGGACGTGACGACCGACAGAGAGGCAGATACCGAAGCGGACGCGACGGAATCGACGGAGGGCGACGGAGACGAATCCGAGGACACTACCAAGACGGCGTCGTCTGGGGAGCCTGCGGCGGAGACAGCAGAGACCGAAGCACACACGGACGAGGCGGCAGAAACATCTGCGTCTGAACCGGCGTCGGCGAGTACCGAGGACGTCCAGTCGATCAATGGCATCGGGCCGGCCTACGCCGAACGACTCGCGGAGGCGGACGTCGAGACAGTCGGGGACCTTGCGACCGCTGACGCTGACGCCGTCGCCGAGACGACCGGTATCGCTCTCTCCCGGGTCGAAGGCTGGATCGAACAGGCCAGCGAGTGA
- the pabB gene encoding aminodeoxychorismate synthase, component I — translation MTTPELVTDLATFRERAAGADPGDRVPVEARVTVADPFEAYRRARQVSGGCFLETSGGTDGWSYFGVEPFEWLTVDPGSDTIGTLVDRLDEEHLHRRGTDVPYPCGTIGWLSYDVAREIEDLPGSAERDRDLPRLQVAFYDTLAAWQEPAESPVTLRVTACPRVESDPDAAFERGRERALDLARRAVDGDIDVQDPPSAGTVRFESDTGRNAFTDRVDRVREYIHEGDTFQANISHRLTAPAAVHPVDAFESLRAGNPAPYSALLEFPAADLVSASPELLLHREGDRLVTEPIAGTRPRGETPAEDRDLEADLRADEKERAEHAMLVDLERNDLGKVSEFGSVDVREYRRVDRYSEVMHLVSLVEGQLRDDRDLADAIRAVFPGGTITGAPKPRTMAIIDELEATRRGPYTGSIGIFGFDDRATLNIVIRTLVRQSEAYHLRVGAGIVHDSVPDREYDETLDKARALVTAVGDALDRDLSVDGVRPTDRGDPTPEGSE, via the coding sequence ATGACGACCCCGGAACTCGTGACCGACCTGGCGACCTTCCGCGAGCGTGCGGCGGGAGCCGATCCCGGCGATCGTGTCCCGGTCGAAGCACGGGTCACAGTCGCTGATCCCTTCGAGGCCTACCGGCGTGCGCGCCAGGTATCGGGTGGTTGTTTTCTCGAGACCAGCGGCGGTACCGACGGCTGGAGTTACTTCGGCGTCGAGCCGTTCGAGTGGCTGACCGTCGATCCGGGCAGTGACACGATCGGGACGCTCGTCGATCGACTCGACGAGGAGCACCTTCACCGGCGGGGAACAGACGTCCCCTATCCGTGTGGGACCATCGGGTGGCTCTCGTATGACGTCGCCCGGGAGATCGAGGACCTCCCCGGGTCGGCCGAGCGCGACCGGGATCTGCCGCGGCTGCAAGTGGCCTTCTACGACACACTCGCCGCCTGGCAAGAGCCCGCCGAATCGCCGGTGACACTCCGCGTGACGGCGTGTCCGAGGGTCGAGAGCGACCCGGACGCGGCCTTCGAGCGGGGACGCGAGCGCGCACTCGATCTGGCCCGGCGGGCCGTCGACGGGGATATCGACGTTCAGGACCCGCCATCGGCGGGGACGGTCCGCTTCGAGAGCGATACCGGCCGGAATGCCTTCACCGACCGCGTCGACCGCGTCAGGGAGTACATTCACGAGGGCGACACCTTCCAGGCCAATATCTCCCATCGCCTGACTGCCCCGGCGGCGGTCCACCCTGTCGACGCTTTCGAGTCGCTTCGTGCCGGGAACCCGGCTCCATACTCGGCGCTGCTGGAATTTCCGGCCGCCGATCTGGTGAGTGCGAGTCCCGAACTCCTCCTCCATCGCGAGGGCGACCGGCTCGTCACTGAACCCATCGCCGGGACGCGGCCGCGGGGAGAGACGCCCGCGGAGGACCGCGATCTCGAGGCCGACCTCCGCGCGGACGAAAAAGAGCGGGCCGAACACGCGATGCTGGTCGATCTCGAACGCAACGACCTGGGGAAGGTCAGCGAATTCGGGAGCGTCGACGTCCGGGAGTACCGGCGGGTGGATCGCTACTCCGAGGTGATGCATCTCGTCTCGCTCGTCGAAGGACAACTTCGGGACGACCGGGATCTGGCCGACGCGATCCGCGCGGTGTTCCCCGGGGGGACGATCACCGGCGCGCCGAAACCACGGACGATGGCGATCATCGACGAACTCGAAGCGACCCGTCGCGGCCCCTACACCGGCAGCATCGGGATCTTCGGCTTCGACGACCGGGCGACACTGAACATCGTCATCCGGACGCTGGTCCGCCAGTCAGAGGCATACCACCTCCGGGTCGGCGCGGGGATCGTCCACGATTCGGTGCCCGACCGGGAGTACGACGAGACGCTCGACAAGGCCCGGGCGCTGGTGACGGCCGTCGGCGACGCGCTCGATCGGGACCTCTCGGTGGACGGCGTTCGTCCCACCGATCGAGGCGACCCCACTCCGGAGGGATCTGAATGA
- a CDS encoding anthranilate synthase component II, whose product MTGPILVVDNYDSFAYNLVQYVGTALSSGVSPHLRPADPREAVVVRRNDEIDAAGIRDLDPAGIVVSPGPGTPADAGVSKAVFELNYPAFGVCLGHQALCAARGAAVTHAPEVVHGKPSTITHDGRELFADLPAGIDVGRYHSLAIEREGLPDRLEETAWTDDESRVVMGVRDRERPHVGVQFHPESILTDAGQQLVTAFCERALGGEWA is encoded by the coding sequence ATGACTGGTCCGATCCTCGTCGTCGACAACTACGACTCCTTTGCGTACAACCTCGTCCAGTACGTCGGGACGGCGCTCTCGAGTGGCGTTTCCCCCCACCTGCGACCTGCGGACCCCCGCGAAGCCGTCGTCGTCAGGCGCAACGACGAGATCGACGCAGCCGGAATCCGCGACCTCGATCCGGCCGGGATCGTCGTCTCTCCGGGGCCGGGGACGCCAGCGGATGCCGGTGTCTCGAAGGCCGTTTTCGAGCTCAACTATCCGGCGTTCGGCGTCTGCCTGGGCCATCAGGCGCTGTGTGCCGCCCGCGGTGCCGCGGTCACGCACGCCCCCGAGGTCGTCCACGGCAAGCCATCGACGATTACCCACGACGGCCGAGAGCTGTTCGCCGACCTGCCGGCGGGGATCGACGTCGGGCGGTATCACTCGCTGGCGATCGAACGCGAGGGACTTCCCGATCGCCTCGAAGAGACGGCCTGGACCGACGACGAGTCCCGCGTGGTCATGGGCGTCCGCGACCGCGAGCGGCCACACGTCGGCGTCCAGTTTCACCCCGAGAGCATCCTGACGGACGCGGGCCAGCAACTGGTGACGGCCTTCTGTGAACGCGCACTCGGGGGTGAGTGGGCGTGA
- a CDS encoding aminotransferase class IV, whose product MGVSDSPDERRYHVDGELVPAEEATVNVRDRGFMYGDGAFETLRAYGGEVLAWDAHADRLERTCERLGFARAIPPRDDLRDRIAETLAANDLADAYVKLSISRGVQAGKLTPDPAVDPTIVVMVDSLPRGGIDGDPVWDSPATVRTAETRKIPDDALPAAVKTHNYLNGILARLELQQGIDGDPADEALLFDTDEYLAEGATSNVFFVAGGVLYTPTADQSILPGVTRSMVLDLAREEGLPVETGRYEREELLGADEAFLTNTTWELRPIEAVDGESIGAGPVTRLLARLYDRRVERSCYE is encoded by the coding sequence GTGGGCGTGAGCGATTCTCCCGACGAGCGGCGATATCACGTCGACGGGGAACTCGTCCCGGCCGAAGAGGCGACCGTGAACGTGCGCGATCGCGGGTTCATGTACGGCGACGGGGCCTTCGAGACGCTCCGGGCCTACGGCGGCGAGGTCCTCGCCTGGGACGCCCACGCCGACCGCCTCGAACGCACCTGCGAGCGGCTGGGATTCGCTCGGGCGATCCCGCCACGGGACGACCTCCGTGATCGAATTGCTGAGACGCTCGCGGCCAACGACCTCGCCGACGCGTACGTCAAACTCTCGATCTCCCGGGGCGTCCAGGCCGGGAAACTCACCCCAGACCCCGCGGTCGACCCGACGATCGTCGTGATGGTCGATTCGCTCCCCCGGGGCGGCATCGACGGCGACCCGGTCTGGGACAGTCCGGCGACCGTCCGGACGGCCGAGACTCGGAAGATCCCCGACGATGCGTTGCCAGCGGCTGTGAAAACGCACAACTACCTCAACGGGATCCTCGCCCGACTCGAACTCCAGCAGGGGATCGACGGCGACCCGGCCGACGAGGCGCTGCTGTTCGACACCGACGAGTATCTCGCGGAAGGAGCGACGAGCAACGTCTTCTTCGTCGCGGGTGGCGTCCTCTACACGCCGACGGCCGACCAGTCGATCCTCCCCGGCGTGACTCGCTCGATGGTCCTGGACCTCGCCCGTGAGGAGGGACTGCCGGTCGAGACGGGCCGCTACGAGCGCGAAGAGCTGCTTGGGGCTGACGAGGCGTTTCTGACGAACACGACCTGGGAACTCCGCCCGATCGAGGCCGTCGACGGCGAGTCGATCGGTGCCGGCCCGGTGACTCGCCTGCTCGCCCGACTCTACGATCGGCGCGTCGAGCGATCGTGTTACGAGTAA
- a CDS encoding ABC transporter permease translates to MSRLGRIASETRAATRAFLRRRTAVFFTFLFPLLIVLIFGALVQTQPTGGGLFTEPPAYYVPGYLAVVVLFTPLSRVGSEVARHRDGRRFEKLATTPLSRAEWLLAQTIVNVAIIGVAAVLVLAVMVAVTGATIVPSPWLVPFLVIGVALFCGIGALLGSFTDSQDGVIAASNTLALPLLFLSETFVPPELLPEWFRPLIELSPLTYFSRGVRAVVTDPGAGVEGTVVAVWPAGPDPAVNLAILSVLAIVTFGLGAFTLPRTD, encoded by the coding sequence GTGAGCCGACTCGGTCGGATCGCGAGCGAGACCCGCGCGGCGACGCGGGCGTTTCTCCGTCGCCGGACGGCGGTCTTCTTTACGTTCCTGTTTCCGCTCCTGATCGTCCTCATCTTCGGCGCGCTGGTCCAGACCCAGCCCACCGGCGGTGGCCTCTTCACCGAACCGCCGGCGTACTACGTCCCGGGGTATCTCGCGGTCGTCGTCCTCTTTACACCGCTCTCCAGGGTGGGGAGTGAGGTCGCGCGCCACCGCGACGGCCGTCGCTTCGAGAAGCTGGCGACCACGCCGCTGTCGCGGGCGGAGTGGTTGCTGGCCCAGACGATCGTCAACGTCGCCATCATCGGCGTCGCGGCCGTGCTGGTCCTCGCGGTGATGGTGGCCGTCACCGGCGCGACGATCGTCCCCTCGCCGTGGCTGGTTCCGTTCCTCGTCATCGGCGTCGCGCTGTTCTGTGGTATCGGCGCGTTGCTCGGGAGTTTCACCGATTCTCAGGACGGCGTGATCGCCGCGTCGAATACGCTTGCGCTCCCGCTGCTCTTCCTCTCGGAGACGTTCGTCCCGCCGGAACTCCTCCCGGAGTGGTTCCGGCCGCTGATCGAGCTCTCGCCGCTCACGTACTTTTCACGAGGTGTCCGAGCGGTCGTGACCGACCCCGGCGCAGGCGTCGAGGGAACGGTCGTCGCCGTCTGGCCCGCCGGCCCCGATCCGGCCGTCAACCTCGCGATCCTGTCGGTGCTCGCGATTGTGACGTTCGGGCTCGGCGCGTTCACGTTGCCCCGGACGGACTGA
- a CDS encoding ABC transporter ATP-binding protein codes for MSAIAIEEVRRTYGDTVALDSVSLSVDAGEIFGLVGPNGAGKTTLARAITGTTDYEGTVSLFGEDPRAIDRSRLGSLPQSFSPHERLTARELLEYYAGLYDDALAPGRVLRDVGLVESADTYYENLSGGQQRRVCVGSALVNDPDLLVLDEPTTGIDPAGRRQLWNLLEALAADGTTIFLTTHDMHEADRLADRVGLLADGSVVAVDTPTALIDAHGGESRLTIETPTPLAEADAPTLGYRTAITDGDLRVFDVAPTEIGNVVDALTESGIETESLSWSEPALEDVYLELTGTAVGRGGRRLDDETETGADNPSASATPTEGSS; via the coding sequence GTGAGTGCCATCGCGATCGAGGAGGTCCGGCGAACCTACGGCGACACTGTTGCACTCGATTCCGTCTCGCTGTCGGTCGACGCTGGTGAAATATTCGGACTGGTCGGGCCAAACGGCGCGGGCAAGACGACGCTCGCCCGGGCGATCACGGGGACGACCGACTACGAGGGTACAGTCTCGCTGTTCGGCGAGGACCCGCGCGCGATCGACCGGTCGCGACTCGGCTCGCTTCCCCAGTCGTTCTCGCCCCACGAGCGCCTGACGGCTCGTGAGCTACTCGAATACTACGCCGGGCTGTACGACGACGCCCTCGCACCCGGGCGCGTCCTCCGGGACGTCGGCCTGGTCGAGAGCGCCGACACCTACTACGAAAATCTCTCGGGCGGCCAGCAACGCCGGGTCTGCGTCGGGAGCGCGCTCGTCAACGACCCCGATCTGCTCGTCCTCGACGAGCCGACGACGGGGATCGATCCTGCCGGGCGACGTCAGCTCTGGAATCTCCTCGAAGCGCTGGCCGCAGACGGCACGACGATCTTTCTGACGACCCACGACATGCACGAGGCCGACCGGCTGGCCGACCGCGTGGGACTGCTCGCCGACGGGTCGGTGGTCGCCGTGGACACGCCCACAGCACTTATCGACGCCCACGGCGGCGAGAGTCGGTTGACGATCGAGACGCCCACGCCGCTCGCTGAAGCAGACGCGCCCACCCTCGGCTACCGAACCGCGATCACCGATGGGGATCTGCGGGTGTTCGACGTCGCCCCGACCGAGATCGGCAACGTCGTCGACGCGCTCACGGAGTCGGGGATCGAAACCGAGTCGCTAAGTTGGAGCGAGCCGGCCCTCGAAGACGTCTACCTCGAACTCACGGGGACTGCTGTCGGCCGCGGCGGACGGCGACTCGACGACGAGACCGAAACGGGGGCCGACAACCCGAGCGCGTCAGCAACCCCCACGGAGGGATCGTCGTGA
- a CDS encoding DUF7546 family protein, which translates to MSTATLPGRLPTVSKRGVLRWATLINVEILLLLGYLFVADAQVFDLASSRLYVYPFVWINVSLWALATVRPPDAPRWRKLFGGAVATGYALLLTYLGGLVSTAMTDAATLSIRPLVFPPGWAPVVSADLAGLSVTLLPYKVLGYITLSYLVYTLVVEAAGVLPAILGLFSCVSCVWAAVVVPLAGTIGGSTALATVVFGGGYDLSTAIFVVSVVLLAWRPTVGNRIDYRSGRW; encoded by the coding sequence ATGAGTACGGCCACCCTCCCCGGACGGCTCCCGACGGTCTCGAAGCGTGGCGTCCTCCGGTGGGCGACGCTGATCAACGTCGAGATACTCCTCCTGTTGGGCTATCTCTTCGTCGCCGACGCCCAGGTGTTCGATCTGGCGTCGTCCAGGCTGTACGTCTACCCGTTCGTCTGGATCAACGTCTCCCTGTGGGCGCTCGCGACAGTCCGACCACCGGACGCCCCACGATGGCGGAAACTGTTCGGGGGCGCGGTCGCTACCGGCTACGCCCTCCTCCTCACATATCTCGGTGGCCTTGTCTCGACGGCCATGACCGACGCCGCCACCCTCTCGATCCGGCCGCTGGTGTTCCCGCCCGGCTGGGCCCCAGTCGTCTCAGCTGATCTCGCCGGCCTCTCGGTGACGCTGCTGCCCTACAAGGTCCTGGGATACATTACGTTGTCTTACCTCGTATACACACTGGTCGTCGAGGCCGCCGGCGTGCTGCCCGCGATCCTCGGACTCTTCTCGTGTGTCTCCTGCGTCTGGGCCGCCGTCGTGGTCCCGCTGGCCGGCACGATCGGTGGATCGACGGCGCTCGCGACGGTCGTCTTCGGCGGCGGCTACGACCTCTCGACGGCGATCTTCGTCGTCTCGGTCGTCCTGCTCGCGTGGCGACCGACTGTCGGGAACCGAATCGACTATAGGAGTGGTCGGTGGTGA
- a CDS encoding heme o synthase: MPATESHRTVVGNQTDGVPLSTLLAGTIVGVYLLVIAGATAAITDAAAACSSWPACGLPTADSPALAVAWGHRLLAAVVGLAVLGTAAIGIQRLEDRRVRVALAVAVVLFAAQVGLGAVVTVTGGTGIAPIVHLGAAMALFTTLVLALAWHLETEYGDPTDRPDGVPQPPEVTESAGSEEAGATPPGGQTGLLATVRAYVRLTKPRLMWLLCLVASAGMALAAGPALTVGTILATLTGGVLAIGASGTFNHVLERDVDKRMQRTSDRPVVTDRIPIRNAVAFGFALSVLSLAVFATINLLAAALGLAAILFYSVVYTLVLKPNTVQNTVIGGFAGALPALIGWVAVTGTIGVPGLALAGIIFLWTPAHFYNLALAYREDYARGGFPMMPVVRGETETHKHILLYLGATLLAASGLAALANLGVLYGATVAAVGAVFLWAVIRLHRERTTNAAFRAFHASNAFLGALLVAVVIDAMAI, translated from the coding sequence ATGCCCGCCACGGAGAGTCACAGAACAGTGGTAGGAAACCAAACCGACGGCGTCCCGCTGTCGACGCTGCTGGCCGGGACGATCGTCGGCGTCTATCTGCTCGTGATCGCCGGCGCGACGGCCGCGATCACCGACGCCGCGGCCGCCTGCTCGAGCTGGCCGGCCTGTGGACTCCCGACCGCCGACTCGCCGGCGCTCGCGGTCGCGTGGGGCCACCGCCTGCTCGCAGCCGTTGTCGGCCTCGCAGTCCTCGGGACTGCAGCGATCGGCATACAACGGCTCGAGGACCGGCGCGTCCGGGTGGCGCTCGCGGTCGCCGTCGTCCTGTTCGCGGCCCAGGTCGGCCTCGGAGCCGTCGTGACGGTGACCGGCGGGACCGGAATCGCGCCGATTGTCCACCTCGGGGCCGCGATGGCGCTCTTTACGACGCTGGTCCTCGCACTCGCCTGGCACCTCGAGACGGAGTACGGCGATCCGACGGACCGACCGGACGGCGTCCCACAGCCGCCGGAGGTGACGGAGTCGGCCGGCAGTGAGGAAGCCGGGGCGACTCCCCCGGGCGGGCAGACCGGCCTGCTCGCGACGGTGCGAGCGTACGTTCGACTGACCAAGCCACGCCTGATGTGGCTGCTGTGTCTGGTCGCCTCCGCCGGAATGGCACTGGCGGCGGGGCCGGCGCTGACGGTGGGGACGATCCTCGCCACGCTGACTGGCGGCGTCCTCGCGATCGGTGCCAGCGGAACCTTCAACCACGTCCTCGAACGCGACGTCGACAAGCGGATGCAGCGAACGTCCGACCGGCCGGTGGTGACGGATCGAATTCCGATCCGGAACGCAGTCGCCTTCGGATTCGCCCTGTCCGTCCTCTCGCTTGCTGTCTTCGCCACCATCAACCTGCTCGCCGCTGCGCTGGGACTCGCGGCGATCCTCTTTTACAGCGTCGTCTACACGCTCGTCCTCAAGCCAAACACCGTCCAGAACACGGTCATCGGCGGCTTTGCGGGCGCGCTACCGGCACTCATCGGCTGGGTCGCCGTGACGGGGACGATCGGCGTCCCCGGACTGGCGCTTGCGGGGATCATCTTCCTGTGGACGCCGGCGCACTTCTACAACCTGGCGCTGGCCTACCGCGAGGACTACGCGCGCGGCGGCTTCCCGATGATGCCGGTCGTCCGCGGCGAGACGGAGACTCACAAGCACATCCTGCTGTATCTCGGCGCGACGCTGCTGGCAGCCAGCGGACTCGCCGCGCTCGCGAACCTCGGCGTCCTCTACGGGGCGACGGTCGCGGCCGTCGGGGCCGTCTTCCTGTGGGCAGTTATCCGATTGCATCGTGAACGGACGACGAACGCGGCCTTCCGGGCCTTTCACGCCTCGAACGCCTTCCTCGGGGCACTGCTGGTCGCGGTCGTGATCGACGCGATGGCGATATGA
- the coxB gene encoding cytochrome c oxidase subunit II, which translates to MTETRNGLVATLVVVGLATLVPSVAAQTGGSSTTDGLIWGLNTELLAVAIPITILVEAILFYTVWRFRAAKSEGAKPTQENRRLEVTWTVTTAIVLLFVGVASYGVLAQDHVTDTGPSEDALEVDVIAEKYSWTFHYPEQNVTTMDTLVLPVDQEVRLNVTSTDWIHSFHVPDMGLKQDAFPGGSNHLTTEPTETGSYQLYCAEFCGVGHSSMLGTVEVKSQEGFQDWLDQQSE; encoded by the coding sequence ATGACTGAGACGCGCAACGGCCTGGTGGCGACCCTGGTGGTGGTCGGGCTGGCGACGCTCGTCCCCTCCGTGGCCGCCCAGACCGGGGGATCCTCGACGACGGACGGCCTGATCTGGGGGCTCAACACCGAGTTGCTGGCGGTCGCGATTCCGATTACCATCCTGGTCGAAGCCATCCTGTTCTATACTGTCTGGCGCTTCCGTGCCGCCAAGAGCGAGGGGGCCAAACCGACCCAGGAGAACCGCCGACTCGAGGTCACCTGGACCGTCACGACCGCGATCGTCCTGCTGTTCGTCGGCGTCGCCTCCTACGGCGTTCTCGCCCAGGACCACGTCACCGACACAGGGCCGTCCGAAGACGCCCTCGAGGTCGACGTGATCGCCGAGAAGTACAGCTGGACGTTCCACTATCCCGAGCAGAACGTCACGACGATGGACACCCTCGTCCTTCCGGTCGATCAGGAGGTGCGGCTCAACGTCACCTCGACGGACTGGATTCACTCGTTTCACGTCCCCGATATGGGCCTGAAACAGGACGCCTTCCCCGGTGGGTCGAACCACCTGACGACAGAGCCGACCGAGACGGGGTCCTACCAGCTCTACTGTGCGGAGTTCTGCGGTGTCGGCCACTCGAGCATGCTCGGGACTGTCGAGGTCAAGAGCCAGGAGGGCTTCCAGGACTGGCTCGATCAGCAGTCCGAGTAA
- a CDS encoding MaoC family dehydratase, giving the protein MVRYYEDFAVGDSWTFGTRDVTAAEITDFARQFDPQPMHVDSEAASDGPFDGLIASGWHTAALSMRLLADGLFLDAAGRGGLGVDDLEWRTPLRPGDELTVDAEVVAREPLDDERGEVDFAVRTTNSDDEEVLSMVVKGLFARRDAED; this is encoded by the coding sequence ATGGTTCGGTACTACGAGGACTTCGCCGTCGGTGATTCCTGGACGTTCGGGACGCGAGACGTCACCGCCGCGGAGATCACGGACTTCGCCCGCCAGTTCGACCCCCAGCCGATGCACGTCGACAGCGAGGCCGCGAGCGATGGCCCCTTCGACGGCCTGATCGCGAGCGGGTGGCACACCGCCGCGCTGTCGATGCGCCTGCTCGCGGACGGCCTCTTTCTGGACGCCGCCGGCCGTGGCGGGCTGGGCGTCGACGATCTGGAGTGGCGGACGCCACTGCGGCCGGGCGACGAACTCACTGTCGACGCGGAAGTCGTCGCTCGTGAACCGCTCGACGACGAGCGCGGCGAGGTCGACTTCGCCGTCCGGACGACGAACAGCGACGACGAGGAAGTCCTCTCGATGGTCGTCAAAGGGCTATTTGCGCGGCGGGACGCCGAAGACTGA